In Cryptomeria japonica chromosome 5, Sugi_1.0, whole genome shotgun sequence, the genomic window CTCTCTAATACAAGATTGTTGCATACGaggtttaaaataaaaaaattcaagtgAATAAAATGAAGGCAACTTTGTGGTTGATCAAGTAGCAAAAGGAGTGTTTCTTGTACATTCGGAATAATTGTCTATTAAAATTTGGAGCTGAATAGAAAATGGACCAGCAAAATTATTGCTCATTTTATTAATCACTCAGTACACTATAAATAGATACAAATAACTTTAACGGTATTCTATAATACTACTAACGATTTTGACAACTGTATGTGACTGACAAAGAATTGATAGACTAAGATACATGTTTATAATTTTGTATTCACATATGTTCAATACTACAACAATTCTATTGGAGCATATATTCCAACACCCCCTCTTAACGCTCCAACATTAAACTAACAAACAACATAAAACAATACATATTGTTGAAGCTATTCTTTGAAAATACTAAATAGTTCTTGGACCAATAAGACTTCTTCAAGTTGCTCCCCAATTGTGGACACCATTTGCACATGAAGTGCCTCGTCACCTTCTTAAGAGTATAAtgtttaatttcaaattttcatatcccTCTCCAAACTATTGGACGGCAATCCTCACGTGTATGTCTCATAACCCTAATGCTCGGTGTAGTTTCACCAATCCACAAACACCTTGGACTATTGAGCATCCAACTACTCTCTACTACATCTTTTCTTGTCTTCAAGTTGATCTCTTCAAATGGATCAAGTTCTTATTGTTCAAATATAGAATTATCAATATCAGATGGTTCTTCTACAATGGTTGGCATTATCTTAGTTCTTACAACTACATAAAACCATAGAATATATTCCTCCCTTTTAGAATCTCTTCCACGAGAAACCACACGCATCATTCAAACTATTACATATACTCAAAACTTGAAGAAAGGCTCACAAGCAACACTTAAATGGCTCTAGGCTTCTTCTGGTGTAATGACATCAAGTGCTTTGGATAGTGCATGATTTAGAagataaaccattgtattcacaaCTTCAACCCAATATGCATGTCCCAAGTGAGAATCCTTCAACATGTTATGAACCATCTTCATGATGCAATTTCTttgttcaacaactccattttgttgacgTGTGTAAGTTGTAGTAAGTTGACACTGAATTTCATTGTCCTTCAAGTAGATAGATAATTCTATGTTGGTGTATTCCTATTAAAATAATATTGCAATATCGATATAATGGTCATCGtagtcatttagttagtatttagaaacttccaTTTATGTAATTTAATCTTTAGTTAGTTTTAGAAGGTTTCTTTTTTGTCTTTTGTGTTTCTATTCTCGATAATTTATGTTATGGAAAGATCATCATGTAATTAtctatataaggagtattcctctccttaattAATTACAACATCGAAATATAATTTCATGGTATGAGAGCTTAGGTttgtttttcgaaaaaaaaaatagtaaaattttatgggttttctaattttttccacaaaaaatcatggaagggttttgcttgatttttttcacaaaaaacaaagagttttattattgtttactacTCATGATGGCCACTAATAAAGTTTTGTATGATTTTTTaggtcatggatggattttctaatTTTCTCCGTGAAAAATCATGGGGAGTTTTTGTACAATTTTCTCCTAAGAAATCATGGatgggtttttttatttttctccacaaaaaatcatggagggTTTTGCACGATTTTCTCTTCAAAAACTATGGTTTCTCTATTTCTTTTTTGCATACTTTTTTCACACAAAAATCTTGGGATTTTTTCTCTCTCggagggttttctgattttttttcataaaaaatcatGAAGGGTGTTGTTGTTTTCTGAATTTTTTATTATGATGGGTTTTTTGCACGAGTTTTTAGAAGTTGATCTCGATGTCTCTAGATAAAGGGTGGGATGACTTTGTTACCCAGCATCATGTTGGAAGGAttgtggtaaacttggtcatatcTAGAAGTTTTGCATAACCAAGGATGGTCTCAGCAGTATGTTCATGTTGCATAGAGTTCTAACGAGAAGGGGCAGCCTTTTATGTATTCGTAACCAAATGACCTACAGATTATGTCAATTATTCTatagggtagttagtagaatgaccattaagtgagggtattaaaataatattgtaatattgatataatggtcatcttagccatttagttagtatttagaaacttaAATTTATGTCTTTCATCTTAGTTAGTTTTAGGAAGCTTCTTTTCTGTCTTCCATGTTTCTATTCTCGATtgtttccattttggaaagataaTCTTGCAATTTTTTTATATAACTCCTTAATTAATTACAACATCTAATTATCATTTCAATTCCCCCCCTCAATCTAAGCAGAGGACACAAATACGATAATTTGTATCTTTCTCCTCAAGAGTGTGAAACTCTTTGAAGTAGGAAAAGGCTTCATCTTTACTCTACAAGAAATAGACCCACACTTTCCTTGtgtgatcatcaacaaaaagttaAAAGTACTTGAATCCATTGTGACTAAGTGCCATGGGTCCACACAAATTGGTATGCACTAACAACAAAGGATGACTTGCACaatgctcaccaagatagaagcATGCTCGTTGTTGTTTTGTAGAAATACAACTTGAACAAATAGCATTTGACTTCTCAAGTGAGGGAAGCCCTTCTACAATGTTTTTCTTACTAAGTGCTAGCAAATAATTAGTGCTCAAATTAACAAATCAGCAATGCCATAACATTGCAAAATCACTATCCTTAGTAACTAAGCCCTGATTATTGGCAATTGTATCAAACCTAAACATTTTTCCAAATCCAATGACACTTGCAACAATTTTTTCACTTGCAACTCCTTTTTATCCTGATTTATATCAAATTCAATCCTTTGGTTGTGATCAAGTAATTGATTAATAGATAGGAGATTTTTGGTTAGTCATGGCACATACAAAACTTTAGTGACCATGCAACAATGTATGCCAAATTGCAAATAGATGTTGTTGATACCTTGAATTTCATAGGTGGTATAATCTCCAAGAGAGACTTTACCATGATGAGGTTTCAATGTGAGAAACCACTCTTGTCCAGTCGTGCTTTGTAGACCCAAGTTTGCATACCAAATTGAGGTCGATTGTGAACTATCTTTTGAAGTGTGAGATGAAAACATGTATTTCTCTTCTAGAGAATCTTATTCTTCAACAACATTGCCATGTTGCTTCTATTTGTTCTTCTACTTCGATCTTGTATTACTACTTTGAAATTGCTTCTTTGGATTTGATTTGTTGGATGATCCTTTGGCCAAGGAGTTGAACCAACAATTTTTCACATCATGTCCAATTCTTTTACATTTCGACACTTCTTCTAAGATCTATATGAATTACTAAATTTGTGAGATCCACCAAGTACTTCTTAGGCCTCTTGCCTTTGTGGTGTGTGGTCATTGCATGATCTTCCTCCCCATGATCTTGGCTTCGAGACACTTCTTTCTGGAGTAAATTCATGAACTTCTCAAAAGTGTGTGTTGGTTATGTGATATTAAAAGTCATCAAAACACTTTGTATCCAAATGGCAATCCTTGCAAGACAATGGGTGCTAGGACAGCATCTTCAACTATTTCTCTTAAAGTTTGTATGGAAGCTCTCAACTCAACAATTCTTTTGAGAAAAGATTCCAGTTGTTCTCCATTCTTCATCTTCAAACTGTGTAGCCGACTTTGTAAATCAAGGATCCAATTTTAATTCTTCGCCTCATACACTATTCTAAGCTTGTCCCATGCATCTTTGGTTGTGGACAAGTCTTGAATAATAGGTTGAACTTCATCAGACACATTGAATATGATGATCAGTTTGGCCTTTCTGTCAGCTTAAACAAATTTCTTCTCCTTGTCATTAGTCTTATGTCGTGTAGTGGTACCATTGATGACATGCCAAACTTCCTCAAACTTGAGCTGAGTTTTGAGTGTGGTCATCCATGCAAAATAATCGTTTCCATATAATAGTTAAGAGATTGGAAGAAGGAAATTCAGAGAACTTACCGCCATTGTGTTAGCAAGTTATTTTATTGATAAGCAATACAATGAAGAGGAGAGGAAAGTATAGGAATAAATTTAACACATCCATAGGGCTgaatgtctcttcaaaatcaatctcctcaacttgtgCATATGCTTTGCAAACAAGACTTGCCTTATTCCTAACAATTTttccatcctcattaagtttgttcctaaacacccatttagcaccaattacattcttattggtaggtctaggaactaactcccatgttttattttttctcaatttggctcaactcctcttccattgctttgatcTAACTTTCATCTTTGTTGGCGTCATTGTatgtcttaggttccatttcaAAAGATAGATGAACTTCATCATTTGATTTTACAAGTCGTGCTCTTGTTTGAACTCATCATCTTTGTAACCTATAAACTGTTGCTCGGGATGATTTTTTCACAAATTCTAAAAAGGTCTTTTCAACAATATTTTTAAAAGTTTTCTCATCACTATTTACAGTATTTGTTTCAACAACATGTTCAAAAGTCtgtgcatcatcattttcaaaatcTTTTTCAACAACATTTTCAGATTATTTTCTATCATTAGGTTCTGACTTAGATTCTTTTGTGTTATCTTCCTGcacaatttcatgaattttgacatTAACACTTTCTACAACTTTTTTCAACCTATTGTTATAGCATTTATAAGCCTTGGTACCAGTAGAATATCCAAAAAATAAACCCTCATCACATCTAGATTCAAAATACCCAAACCATCTTCATCTTTTTTAATAAAATATGTACTACGAAAAACCCTAAAGTATTTAACAGAAGCAAGTCTGCTATACCATAATTCATACCGTTTGGCCTCAATTGTACTCTATTAAGAGTACATGTCATTGTATGAACTGCTTCCACCCAAAACCTATCAGATATCTTCACTTCATTAAGTAGGGTTCTTGTCATTTCTGATTGTTCGATTCCTTCTCTCAActacaccattttgctgtggtgttcaatttgaattcaaaattgaatttttgagaTTTACCTTTACAATCTCCATAGCTCTTTGTGCTAAAAGACTATCCTTGCAACTCTCTCTCTCCTTAAAGCTTCTTTGAATATGATAAGTCCAGCCATGCTtgacttacaaaaatatatttCAAGGAAGTCAACAAACCAATAATGTTTTGCAACAttaagaaaatcgttgcaaaccttgtgataCTCGATTGCACCAAGAACCCAAAGGtgattataattttattaataaatttttttgcACTTCTTGAATCGTCTACAAATGTTCTCACCCAATCAAGTTTGTCTATCTCCTTTAAAAGAAGGTCAAGACAATGTGTTGCATAAGGGGTCAAAAAAGTGACTGATGTTTCTCTTCAAGCAATTTCCCAACTGCCACATATGTTGTTGCATTGTCAATTATGATTTAAACTACATTATATATACCATCTCCAAGACAACTTTCTCTTAGACTCAATGTTTCTAAAAATTTTACTGTGTTAGAGGCATCAactaaattcaaaaaaattaactcactatttgaaactacaaaaaaaaaatggaTATTGGTGCAATTCTTTCCATCtatccatccatctaaaagaataGTGCAGCCATACTTGCTCCATTGCTTCTTTTGTTCGTCCACTTAAATCTTTCAATATAGTTCCCAAATTCTACCAATAAAGATTGCTCAACACATAAAAGGTTATTGAAATATCAACAATTGGCACATGCCTTATCTAATTCTTTATGAACCTTTCTATTTCACTCTGTACCTTCCAATGACGATTGTTCCAAATCAAAAAAGTTAGGTGGCGTGAATGTAGGTGCTCTACTTGAAGTAGAAGTGGATATCAATCTACTTTGTATGCATAGACCATGAAGGAAGCCCACTATGCCTTTAAATGTCGTTTCTTCATTTGTTTTTACTTGCATTTGATGACTATGACCAATAGTTTCCTCCTGGATGTTGTTATGGCTGTCCTAGTTTTCTCCCTTGTAATTTTTCCTCCTCTACAAATGCAAGTGTGTTCATCTCTCTACGATGTTGGTACAAGGCTTGGCACTACAATGAGTAATGCTTGTAAGATGGTATTTGAAGCGATTTATGCCTCCATAATATAGGTTCTCACATTTCATGTAAACAACTATCTCAGGTGTCAGTACTTGTACGACATATTTTCAAGCAGGGTCTCTAGCTCCAACAAGATGAGTGCTTATAACTGACATCGATTAGATTGAGCTTGATGCATAGGCTTCTTTATTTGTGATTATATCTTATCTAACCTAAAAGAAAAAAGTACCACATTTTAGCTTTTAAATACAAAGAAACAATCTAAATTCAAACATAACTTATTATAAATGAACATAAATCTAAcctaaaattagtataaatcaacatttattagTTTAAATAAACATAAATTCAATATCACCTCTTCGCAAAATAggttaaaatcagaaaaaaaatgtGTAATGCttacaaaaataaaaacaaaaaaaatttactaACTTGCTCTCAAAATTCTTCAAATTTGCCTAAAAATCCTTGCAGTTGACACAAATTTTCTCTTCAAGTTCCATGTGAGTAAGTGCGAAGACATTATTGCATTTATAGGgcaaaattgcaactttttttACTACTTTAACCATATTTTCAACATGTCTAGAGAGTTTTTAGCTCAAACTCAACAAGTTTCACGTTAGTActcgccaaaaaaaaaaaaaggttagttTGACAAAAACTCAACAAGTTTTCCTTATGAGTTTTCTAATGAGTAACTCATTTGTGCGCGAAAAATCAATGAGTACTCCCTGACTCAGCCAACTATGCTCTCAACAACATCATCCAAGGCATTAACATTAATACCTTCAAAGGAATGATTATTAATGTTGAAAATAGCCCACAATGCTAAGATGGTGGGATCACATCCCTGATCAACTAAGTGTTGATGCCATGTACAAGAGACAAAGGTAACAATGGCACCATGATCCACTTCATGGTTGCTGCACCAAAGATGACTAGAAGGCCAAATAACACAACATGCTAGAGGCAATATCAGAAAATTTTACCTCTTGTAAATAGGCAACAACCAGACCTGGAAAACGTTGTCAAGTGTCATTTACAACATACATCCACAGGAGGTCCATCAGACCTCAAACATAATTCATGAATGCATGTCTATAACATACTTTATAGAAACATATATTTATTTTTGTACCAATTCTGGTTACCAACCAACTGCAATGGTTGACACTAGATATATACGAAATGAGTCCTTAATTCTTTTTGGCCACCACTGGCTCACACACAGACACTTTACCTTCGTCTAAACCATCCATCTCCATGGAGATTGGCAAAGTTCCATCTTTGTACTGTATTCTAACATGTTCTTGCTCTGCACTTTCATTCTAAGTTCCTATTTTACACCATCTCCTCCTCATCAACTCACATGATTTTAACACGTGCCCATGCTATCTTTCGAGCACACCTATGTCAACCTCTGGCAGATATTGTAATAGTTATGTTAAATACAGTTTGATTTAAAGCTAATCAAAACTACATTGACATATACTTCATTGCATACCCATTTTAAAACAGCATTTGGGTTCGACTGAGCTAGGCATCAGATGAAAAATAATTCACCAATCCAAGCAGTTTGCATTTCAATTACATGTCACTCTGCTAGCTTGGGCCCAGTTACAGTGCCTCATAGTTGTTATATTTGCTGTTTAGTAAGCACTTATGTTGGGTGGTGTTCTGGGTTGAATATGGCCTGTCATATTATAGAGTTAGAAAATTGCTAGAGCAACTTGACTGTAGTTAAGTTAGTCTGTTTAGGTTCGATATGGAGTCCTCCTGTTAACTGATGGATTCATTCCAGTGGTTCTTACAACAGCACCACAGTTATATTTTGTGTCATCATATATATTTTTTGCAGTGGACCCTGATTGATACAAATCAATTACcatgaaaaattttgaaaaaaaacattCATTTATTATTTAATACAAATAGTGATGTTTCGCCATTAAAAAATTGTGGAAACTAATCAAAAGGAACAGAACGAGTCCTAAATCAAAACTTGAATATCCAGAAATATGGGAAAATCTTCAACATGCTGATAGTGTCAGTTGTTCATTGATGGGCTGCTAAAATCGTCCTGtggttctttacttttttttttcctttttatcttGCCACTAATCTGTTCACAATTCTCAGAGTCACTAATCGTCCTCCGGTTCTTTTCTGTTTTTTGCCTTTTTATCTTGCCACTAATCTGTTCACAATTCTCAGAGTCACTAATCATCCTCCggttcttttctttttcttccctttttATCTTACCACTAATCTGTTCACAATTCTCAGAGTCACTAATCATCGtgtggtttttttctttttttttccctttttatctTGCCACTTATCTGTTCACAATTCTCAATGTCACGTCTATCTCTCTTGTTTATAGAATCTTTTAAATTAACCTCCTGTACATCTTTATTCTATGCTTCAGTCTCTTTCTTCAATTCAGGCTTAATATCCTTGCACTCTTCGGTGGACTGTTCCAGCTCAGGACTCACCCTGCCTTCAGCCTGAAGTTGAAGCAAGAACTGAGGATCTCCTGTAACAGATTTCAACAGGTCAGTGATTTAAATTACTACTACTAGCACTTATGAAATCAAAGGAACAATCAGGATACCTAATAAATATGCAGCTGTCTAAGGAGAATGCAAACAATGATAAAACTTACCGACTTGTTCTTCGATGGCTTGAAAAGCTACAACGACAGCCTTTGCTTCAGCTTCCCTCTTACTCTTTGCAACACCGCCAACATAGGAAACCCCCCCAATTTGTACCGTTGAAATAAAATCTACCGTCTCTGTAAATGGAAACGTAGGAGAATCTATGCCCATATTTACAAGAAGTTCTGTAAGGAGTTTTTTGCCCATTGTCTCCTGCTTTGTTGTCACAAACAATTGAACAAGACAATTAGCATATATCTTGATATTTGACAATATTAGGATTTTACATAAAATGAACACCATCATATTTCACAAACAATTCAACATATCCTTGGAACATATTCCCATTATAAAAAGAGCATCAACTACAAAGCCCCAAACAAGTTTTTTGAGCCAGCACTATAACATCAAATTATACTTGCCTACACAGTTGAGGCCTACATTGACTTAGAAAGTTTGCAAACCGTGTAAAATTTTCTAGTTGAAGTGCACTAAgagaaaaattattattattaatataacaCCCATAAGGTGGCAAAGAATGTATCAATGAGACATTTACCAGCATCTTTGATTATTAATTGATAGTTTACAGCACATTTAAGATGTGATCTTTGCATAGAAATGCGCTTATAGGAACCAAGGCATATCACCTTATGACTTGGAGCAGTagcgaaaaaataaaaataaataaaaaaccaaaaagtaAAGATATTTTAGATTTTTCAATACTGAGAAACAATCCACCAAGCAACTGATGGGATCTGACAATTGATCGCAATTGACAAGAGAAAACTCCTTCCTAGATAAGGAGTGATTCCAATCTTATTTGGGACTCGATAAGACTGTCAGCTACAATACCCATGACCACAGAGCGATTCCAATCTTATTTGGGACTTGATAAGACTGTTAGCTACAATACCCATGACCACAGAGCTTAGTAGAATTACTTGCACTCAGGATTGACTAGGCAAGCCAAAAGTATAAATAGAATTCAATTACTTAGGAATAAATCAGAAGAAAAATGGAAAACTGAAAATCACGTAAGTATTCATATAGAAAAAAAACATTTTTTCGAAAGGTGACCTGGGAAGAAAGAATAAATATTTCTTAATTCATATGTCAACAATGTGtgagtgaaaaagtgaacctgtagctgcaagcacaacacttcaattaattcattatatgcatagttaataatcaataatcaataagtaataaaccatagcaaagcgaccaattgccttctaaaagatgcgagtataagattgctctaatatcagtgactagactacaccaagacgaaggatttaatctatatgatattaactatatggatgcaagatagatgaataattcaagcaataataaattCAAGAaatgatggatgcaagcaataatgaatgcaaaatggatgcaaataatctaaaaagcacaataatcttcaatgactctagagcgaaattagcgtgataataatctccaagcgtattctcaaaaatctctggggtgaattggaatgagagctgaagactgaatttatagagaatcacaagagagatgatgaaaaagcttaattttggattaattgaaaaatttgagaa contains:
- the LOC131034547 gene encoding double-stranded RNA-binding protein 8; this translates as MGKKLLTELLVNMGIDSPTFPFTETVDFISTVQIGGVSYVGGVAKSKREAEAKAVVVAFQAIEEQVGDPQFLLQLQAEGRVSPELEQSTEECKDIKPELKKETEA